In Ipomoea triloba cultivar NCNSP0323 chromosome 15, ASM357664v1, one genomic interval encodes:
- the LOC116007504 gene encoding cytochrome P450 94B3, translating into MELFFFHFLLSLIPFLFFIIIFLKHQKPTKPGFKFYPLVGALPGFIKNRHRFLDWSTDVLAACPTNTAVFRRPGKVHGVMTANPLNVEHMLKANFQNYPKGDRFISLLQDFLGAGIFNSDGDQWRTQRKTASYEFSTRSLRNFAMETANMELHTRLIPILRDAAEGDSVLDVQDILERFAFDNICKVAFNVDPGCLGGDGNKSGEFMQAFEDAATLSSGRFMYALPFFYRIKKFLNIGSERKLQKSIQIVHKFADEIILARIKHRARTDRSVGYSSELSGKTGEDLLSRIKHPAHTDSSVDYQPELSGKTGEDLLSRFMGTTEEYTPMYLRDIVISFILAGRDTTSSALTWFFWLLSSRPDVEHTILKDIKKVRLHKTGESSHYTLDDLREMHYLHAAISEAMRLYPPVPVDTKACLEDDVMPDGTFVGQGWFATYHTYAMGRMESIWGKDCCEYKPERWLAENGEYRPESPFRFPVFHGGPRMCLGKEMAYIQMKGIAASILERFEIEVLSEEKGKVPDFVLSLTLRMKGGLLVKVKERKDDELVC; encoded by the coding sequence ATGGAACTCTTCTTCTTCCACTTCCTCCTCTCACTCATCCCCTTCctattcttcatcatcatcttcctaAAACACCAGAAACCCACTAAACCCGGCTTCAAATTCTACCCTTTAGTCGGAGCATTACCGGGATTCATCAAGAACCGCCACCGCTTTCTCGACTGGTCCACCGACGTCCTCGCCGCCTGCCCCACCAACACCGCCGTATTCCGCCGCCCCGGAAAAGTGCACGGCGTCATGACCGCTAATCCGCTCAACGTGGAGCACATGCTCAAGGCCAATTTCCAAAATTACCCCAAAGGCGACCGGTTTATATCCCTTCTCCAGGATTTCCTCGGGGCCGGGATTTTCAATTCCGACGGGGATCAGTGGAGGACCCAAAGGAAAACTGCGAGCTATGAGTTTAGTACCCGATCGCTCCGGAATTTCGCCATGGAAACGGCCAATATGGAGCTCCATACCCGTCTGATTCCCATCCTTAGAGACGCGGCAGAGGGAGACTCTGTTCTTGATGTCCAGGACATCCTTGAAAGATTCGCGTTTGATAATATTTGTAAAGTCGCGTTTAACGTCGATCCAGGATGTTTGGGCGGGGACGGGAATAAATCCGGCGAATTCATGCAGGCTTTTGAGGACGCCGCGACTCTCAGCTCCGGTAGATTCATGTACGCTTTGCCGTTTTTTTACAGAATCAAGAAATTCCTTAACATAGGATCGGAGCGAAAATTGCAAAAATCAATTCAGATCGTACACAAATTCGCTGATGAGATCATCTTGGCCAGAATCAAACATCGGGCCCGCACGGATAGATCAGTTGGTTACAGCTCAGAGCTGTCTGGAAAAACTGGTGAGGATTTATTATCAAGAATCAAGCATCCCGCTCACACGGACAGCTCAGTTGATTATCAGCCAGAGCTATCTGGAAAAACTGGTGAGGATTTATTATCAAGATTCATGGGTACTACGGAGGAATATACCCCCATGTATCTCAGAGATATTGTGATCAGTTTCATCTTGGCGGGCCGGGACACTACGTCCTCGGCCCTAACATGGTTCTTCTGGCTACTATCCTCTCGGCCAGACGTGGAACACACCATCCTAAAAGACATCAAAAAAGTCCGACTTCACAAAACCGGAGAATCATCACACTACACCTTAGACGACCTGCGAGAGATGCACTATCTCCACGCGGCGATCTCGGAGGCGATGAGGCTGTACCCGCCGGTGCCGGTGGACACGAAGGCCTGCCTGGAAGATGACGTCATGCCGGACGGCACGTTCGTCGGACAAGGCTGGTTCGCCACGTATCACACGTACGCCATGGGGAGAATGGAGAGCATTTGGGGGAAAGATTGCTGCGAGTACAAGCCGGAGAGGTGGCTGGCGGAGAATGGGGAGTACCGGCCGGAAAGTCCGTTCCGATTTCCGGTGTTCCACGGTGGGCCCAGAATGTGTCTGGGGAAGGAAATGGCGTACATTCAGATGAAAGGCATTGCGGCTTCGATTCTGGAGAGGTTTGAGATTGAGGTGTTGTCGGAGGAGAAGGGAAAGGTTCCTGATTTTGTGTTGTCTTTGACTCTTAGGATGAAGGGTGGGTTGCTTGTGAAGGTTAAGGAGAGAAAAGATGATGAGTTAGTGTGTTAA